A genomic region of Phragmites australis chromosome 2, lpPhrAust1.1, whole genome shotgun sequence contains the following coding sequences:
- the LOC133910192 gene encoding TPR repeat-containing protein ZIP4-like: MKISELSPEYRQPPPHAGLLTDLNRVVDDVEAFDTSDSSAEKLAADLRRLLTSLASAASSSSSPLTAAFRLKVWNLGFRLWNACVDRANSTALARGPAARVAEAEIRQAAPELLLLAGLPDVPNAAAKAASLFHRTGLVWLDLGRADLASACFEKATPLVSAAETREDRTVLLDLNLARARTASGAGEHALSVALLSRSKPLAVASPEGVKALAKEYLLIGKAALATKPSDPALDASSLLTEALDLCEKAAASPSCGTPTTPNLQAIKDQCLRFLAVERLQADDYEGTLRCIGVSRTSLGLGEEHPSIEFMALRACLGSGNLAEAGRELERLMANAEAPDSVCVSAAELYLANAGPEAALKVLAALAARCRGEGAAAAAAVRVVKKVAEGAGRGTGRARAIAELASDERVVALFDGPANAHERGTIHALLWTCATEHFHAKNYETSADLIERSMLYVSRDEESRSRRADCFRVLCLCHLALRHLDRAQEFIIEAEKVEPNIHCGFLKFKILLQKEEEDEAIKLMKIMVGYVDFNPHFLTLSIHEAIACKSVRVAVASLTFLLGLYSSGKPMPMTEAAVLRNLIALLLREPASEAEILKYSRHAKLRMAELGVEAFFGKGTVGLRELNWFAVNTWNMAIRVANEKKYDYCAEFFELAAEFLGSSNVEDDANRLLVCKSLILSVSGMLHAEELNKSPLSDSDIKKGVEMLSRAGKLLPSTWPPVLVSSDHLEDNNFLFLHTLKFYQLLDRMDTRAHPQQLQLVKNFVASKACTPGHLLKLGDIASQGTQPNLLVAEFSLKASITTALASHSPNYGVISAALRKLVYLAGFQDCNGDAAYDVFRQAFQIVVGLRDGEYPFEEGKWLAVTAWNKSFLAVRLGQHSVARKWMKMSLDLARHLESMKQNITAMEEYIEHFQKIYGKELDECSQQDGAPSTSMSGSASQPVLV; this comes from the exons tccgccgcctcctcaccagcctcgcctccgccgcttcctcctcctcctcgcccctCACTGCGGCGTTCAGGCTTAAGGTATGGAACCTCGGCTTCCGCCTCTGGAACGCGTGCGTCGACCGCGCCAACTCCACCGCCCTGGCGAGGGGCCCTGCCGCCAGGGTCGCGGAGGCGGAGATCCGGCAGGCGGCgccggagctcctcctcctcgctggCCTCCCGGACGTCCCCAACGCCGCTGCGAAGGCGGCCTCCTTGTTCCACCGCACCGGCCTGGTCTGGCTTGACCTCGGCCGCGCCGACCTCGCCTCCGCCTGCTTTGAGAAGGCCACGCCGCTGGTTTCTGCTGCCGAGACAAGAGAGGATCGGACCGTGCTCCTAGACCTCAACCTCGCGCGGGCGCGCACGGCGTCGGGCGCGGGCGAGCATGCCCTCTCCGTGGCGCTGCTGAGCCGGTCCAAGCCCCTCGCGGTGGCGTCTCCCGAGGGGGTCAAAGCCCTCGCCAAGGAGTACCTCCTCATCGGCAAGGCCGCCCTCGCCACGAAACCCTCGGATCCCGCCCTCGACGCGTCCAGCCTCCTTACCGAAGCGCTTGATCTCTGCGAGAAGGCCGCGGCCTCGCCCTCCTGCGGCACTCCGACAACCCCGAATCTCCAAGCGATCAAGGATCAATGCCTCCGCTTCCTCGCCGTCGAGCGTCTCCAAGCCGATGACTACGAGGGCACCCTGCGCTGCATCGGGGTCTCGAGGACCTCGCTGGGGCTTGGCGAGGAGCACCCGAGCATCGAGTTCATGGCGCTGCGCGCGTGTCTTGGCAGCGGGAACTTGGCGGAGGCCGGGAGGGAGCTCGAGAGGCTCATGGCGAACGCCGAAGCGCCGGACAGTGTGTGCGTGTCGGCGGCCGAGCTGTACCTTGCCAACGCGGGGCCGGAGGCTGCACTTAAAGTGCTCGCTGCGCTTGCCGCACGGTGCCGCGGCGAGGGTGCAGCTGCAGCCGCAGCAGTGAGGGTGGTGAAGAAGGTGGCCGAGGGTGCCGGCAGGGGGACTGGGCGCGCAAGAGCGATCGCTGAACTCGCGTCGGATGAGAGGGTGGTGGCGCTGTTCGATGGCCCTGCTAACGCCCATGAGCGTGGCACAATACATGCACTGCTGTGGACCTG TGCCACTGAGCATTTCCACGCAAAGAACTACGAGACCAGCGCGGACTTGATTGAGAGGTCGATGCTTTATGTTTCCCGCGACGAGGAAAGCAGATCCCGCCGCGCAGACTGCTTCCGAGTACTTTGCCTTTGCCATTTGGCACTTCGACATCTCGACCGAGCCCAAGAGTTCATCATTGAGGCCGAAAAG GTTGAACCCAATATCCACTGTGGCTTTCTGAAG TTTAAGATCCTCCtgcagaaggaggaggaagatgaggctATCAAGCTAATGAAGATCATGGTGGGTTATGTTGATTTCAACCCTCACTTCCTGACACTCTCAATTCATGAAGCTATTGCCTGCAAGTCTGTCCGTGTGGCAGTTGCTTCATTAACCTTCCTTCTGGGCCTCTACTCTTCTGGGAAGCCAATGCCAATGACTGAGGCTGCTGTCCTCCGCAACCTTATAGCCCTCCTCCTTCGTGAGCCAGCATCTGAGGCTGAGATCCTGAAGTACTCAAGACATGCCAAGCTACGGATGGCTGAACTTGGTGTGGAAGCTTTTTTTGGCAAGGGAACTGTGGGGCTGCGCGAACTGAATTGGTTTGCAGTCAATACATGGAATATGGCTATAAGGGTGGCAAATGAGAAGAAGTATGATTATTGCGCTGAGTTCTTTGAGCTTGCAGCTGAATTTTTGGGTTCAAGTAACGTTGAGGATGATGCAAACCGTCTTCTGGTTTGCAAATCATTGATTTTGAGTGTCAGTGGCATGCTCCATGCTGAGGAGCTAAACAAATCTCCATTGTCAGATTCTGACATTAAAAAGGGTGTTGAGATGCTCAGCAGAGCTGGCAAG CTATTGCCCTCGACTTGGCCTCCGGTTCTAGTGTCCTCTGATCACTTGGAGGATAACAACTTCCTGTTCCTCCATACGTTAAAATTCTACCAACTTCTTGACAGGATGGACACTAGAGCACACCCTCAGCAGCTCCAACTAGTCAAGAATTTTGTGGCATCTAAAGCATGTACACCAGGTCATCTTCTCAAACTCGGAGATATAGCTTCTCAAGGTACCCAACCGAACCTACTTGTTGCTGAATTTTCCCTAAAGGCCAGCATCACTACTGCCCTTGCCTCTCACTCGCCAAACTATGGGGTAATCAGCGCTGCCCTAAGGAAGCTAGTGTACCTTGCTGGGTTCCAAGACTGCAATGGTGATGCAGCCTATGATGTATTTCGACAAGCTTTCCAGATTGTGGTTGGACTGAGAGACGGTGAGTATCCATTTGAGGAAGGGAAGTGGCTTGCAGTGACTGCATGGAACAAGTCATTTTTGGCTGTGCGCCTTGGGCAACATTCAGTTGCTAGAAAATGGATGAAGATGAGTTTGGATCTCGCTCGGCATCTTGAGAGCATGAAACAGAATATAACAGCGATGGAGGAATACATCGAGCACTTTCAGAAGATATATGGTAAAGAACTTGATGAATGTAGCCAGCAAGATGGGGCACCAAGTACTAGTATGTCCGGTAGCGCGTCTCAACCTGTCCTAGTATAG
- the LOC133910193 gene encoding beta-hexosaminidase 3-like: MAPVLRLLLAFLATGSCIATDNIDLWPMPKSVSHGTQKLYVKKDITMSMVGSVYSDENSILKDAFQRMVDLITLNHVVDGRNPSSLVLTCVNIVVHTPDDELNFGVDESYNLTVPTTGDPLYAQIEAKTVFGALHALQTFGQLCYFDFTSRLIELNSAPWIVTDTPRFPYRGLLIDTARHYLPVKIVKGVIDAMTYSKLNVLHWHIVDEQSFPIEIPSYPKLWNSSYSYSERYTMSDAIDIVRYAEKRGVNVLAEIDVPGHALSWGVGYPSLWPSDSCREPLDVSNNFTFEVIDGILSDFSKVFKFKFVHLGGDEVNTSCWTSTPHIEGWLNNNHMNVSDAYKDFVLRSQKIALSHGYDIINWEETFNNFGDKLDRKTVVHNWLGEDVAPKVVAAGLRCIVSNQDKWYLDHLDASWEGFYMNEPLKGINDTKQQQLVIGGEVCMWGEEIDASDIEQTIWPRAAAAAERLWTQTGKLAKDPRSVTSRLARFRCLLNQRGVAAAPLAGYGRASPSEPGPCVRQ, translated from the exons ATGGCACCGGTTCTGAGGCTGCTTCTTGCATTTCTGGCAACTGGATCCTGCATCGCCACTGACAACATCGACTTGTGGCCGATGCCAAAGTCGGTCTCCCACGGAACACAGAAACTCTATGTCAAAAAGGATATCACAATGTCAATGGTGGGAAGCGTATATTCtgacgagaactcaatcttgaAGGACGCCTTCCAGAGGATGGTTGATTTGATTACACTGAACCATGTTGTTGACGGTAGAAACCCAAGTTCTTTGGTTCTCACCTGTGTAAATATTGTTGTCCATACACCCGACGATGAG CTCAACTTTGGGGTAGATGAGTCATATAATTTAACTGTTCCAACAACAGGAGATCCATTGTATGCACAGATCGAG GCTAAAACAGTTTTTGGAGCACTTCATGCCTTACAG ACATTTGGTCAGTTATGTTACTTTGATTTCACATCAAGGCTAATTGAACTCAACTCAGCTCCTTGGATAGTTACTGACACACCCAGATTTCCTTACCGGGGACTTCTTATTG ATACTGCGAGGCATTACCTACCTGTTAAGATAGTCAAAGGAGTCATTGATGCAATGACCTACAGTAAATTG AATGTTCTCCATTGGCACATCGTGGACGAGCAGTCATTTCCCATTGAAATACCTTCATACCCCAAATTGTGGAACAGTTCATACTCTTATTCAGAGAGATACACAATGTCTGATGCTATCGACATTGTACG GTATGCTGAAAAGCGAGGTGTAAATGTGTTGGCTGAGATTGATGTTCCTGGCCATGCCCTTTCATG GGGCGTCGGGTACCCATCATTGTGGCCATCAGATAGCTGCAGAGAACCACTTGATGTCAGTAACAACTTTACATTTGAAGTCATTGATGGCATTCTTTCAG ATTTTAGCAAGGTTTTTAAGTTCAAATTTGTCCACTTAGGCGGTGATGAAGTCAACACAA GCTGCTGGACCTCAACACCCCACATTGAAGGATG GTTGAATAATAACCATATGAACGTATCAGATGCATACAAAGATTTTGTATTAAGATCTCAAAAGATTGCACTGTCACATGGCTACGATATCATTAACTG GGAAGAAACGTTTAACAACTTTGGAGACAAATTGGACCGTAAAACCGTGGTGCATAACTG GCTTGGAGAGGACGTAGCACCAAAAGTGGTTGCTGCAGGGCTTAGATGCATAGTAAGCAACCAGGATAAGTGGTACCTAGATCACTTGGATGCCTCATGGGAGGGATTTTACATGAATGAACCCCTGAAAGGTATCAATGACACAAAACAGCAACAATTGGTCATTGGTGGTGAGGTTTGCATGTGGGGTGAGGAAATTGATGCATCAGACATTGAACAAACTATTTGGCCACGTGCTGCAGCAGCTGCAG AGAGACTCTGGACTCAGACTGGGAAGCTTGCAAAAGATCCAAGATCAGTCACATCAAGATTGGCACGCTTCAGGTGTTTGCTGAACCAAAGAGGGGTAGCTGCTGCACCACTAGCTGGTTATGGTCGTGCATCACCATCAGAACCTGGTCCCTGTGTAAGGCAATAG